Proteins encoded within one genomic window of Epinephelus lanceolatus isolate andai-2023 chromosome 9, ASM4190304v1, whole genome shotgun sequence:
- the ddx31 gene encoding ATP-dependent DNA helicase DDX31 — protein MMSSTEDQLCLNISSSFSSSSSSSVRRKPLTAQQRWARKKQNAEKRRISSSEEAQKKRSSFKQRRLNDTAEEEEEVQTEAPPPADAQTDRRTPQKKKDGVRETGRSSIHTSSLFKHNPEIPEISRPVVSQLKEKIFTSDSFSDLNLHPHLVATLNKVLNVSTVTSVQKQTIPVLLSGRDAVVRSQTGSGKTLSYAVPVVQSLQALPQKVSRSDGPLAVVIVPTRELAQQTFQIFQKLLKPFTWIVPGVLMGGEKRKAEKARLRKGINILVSTPGRLVDHIKHTLSIAFSAVRWLILDEADRTLDLGFEKDLTVILNSLNSTGPSRQNVLLSATLSHGVTRLADVCLNDPVSIHVSGPAPSDLTTSLAVTSDPSTASQSESFAVPEALKQFVVVVPSKVRLVCLAAFILDKCKFSQNNKLIVFLSSCEAVEFLHSLFTSVLSGPSTNQKLRLNFVRLHGNMKQEERSEVFQQFSECRCGVLLCTDVAARGLDLPQVTWIVQYTPPTAAAEYVHRVGRTARIGARGSSLLFLTPAETAFINELANHNISLSEMKLQDILSSLMLDDTYKGRGKYYSETSSRALEQETRERATVLQTEFENFVHSDAQSVQNAKKALQSFLRAYTTYPAHLKHIFHIRSLHLGHTAKSFGLRDAPQGLSATRGPSRLSRLGAKNHHKSKNQSQAGSPVKKQDKNQDKNQDKEVSSRKGKRFSRRELSLVRSEFSSGLDGRDAKKKKKKKKETFGQSGEEE, from the exons atgatgtcatcaacagAGGACCAGCTGTGTCTGAACATCAGCagcagtttctcctcctcttcatcatcatcagtgagGAGGAAGCCTCTGACTGCTCAGCAGAGATGGGCCAGA AAGAAGCAGAACGCAGAGAAGAGGAGGATCAGCTCGTCAGAGGAGGCGCAGAAGAAGAGAAGCTCCTTTAAACAGAGGAGACTGAATgacacagcagaggaggaggaggaggtgcagaCTGAAGCTCCGCCTCCTGCAGATGCTCAG ACGGACAGGAggacaccacagaagaagaaggacgGAGTGAGAGAAACAGGAAGGAGCAGCATTCACACTTCCTCTCTGTTCAAACACAACCCAGAGATCCCAGAGATCAGCAG ACCAGTTGTTTCCCAGTTAAAGGAGAAAATTTTCACCAGTGACTCATTTTCGGACCTGAACCTGCACCCACAcctg GTGGCGACACTGAACAAAGTCCTGAACGTTTCCACGGTGACCAG tgttcagaAACAGACAATTCCAGTTCTTCTGTCAGGACGAGACGCTGTGGTCCGATCTCAGACGGGCTCAG GTAAGACGCTGTCCTACGCCGTCCCCGTGGTCCAGAGTCTGCAGGCGCTGCCACAGAAGGTCAGCAGGTCGGACGGTCCTCTGGCTGTCGTCATCGTCCCCACCAGAGAG CTGGCCCAGCAGACGTTTCAGATCTTCCAGAAGCTCCTGAAG ccgTTTACCTGGATCGTCCCAGGTGTGCtgatgggaggagagaagaggaaggcAGAGAAGGCCAG GCTCCGTAAAGGAATCAACATCCTGGTGTCGACTCCTGGACGTCTGGTGGATCATATCAAACACACCCTGAGCATCGCCTTCAGCGCCGTCCGCTGGCTCATCCTGGACGAGGCCGACCG gacaTTGGATCTGGGTTTTGAGAAGGACCTGACCGTCATattaaacagtctgaactctaCAGGACCGAGCAGACAGAACGTCCTGCTGTCAGCCACACTGAGTCATG GTGTGACTCGGTTAGCAGACGTTTGTCTTAACGACCCAGTCAGCATCCACGTGTCTGGCCCCGCCCCCTCTGACCTCACTACCAGCTTggctgtgacctctgaccccagcacagccagccaatcagagagcttCGCTGTCCCAGAGGCTCTGAAGCAGTTTGTGGTGGTGGTTCCCAGTAAGGTCAGACTGGTGTGTCTCGCTGCGTTCATCCTGGACAAATGTAAG tttTCACAGAACAACAAACTCATCGTCTTCCTCTCGAGCTGTGAGGCCGTCGAGTTCCTCCACTCTCTCTTCACTTCCGTCCTCTCCGGGCCCTCCACCAATCAGAAGCTTCGGCTCAACTTTGTgcgtctccatggcaacatgaAGCAGGAG GAGCGCTCAGAGGTGTTCCAGCAGTTCTCAGAGTGTCGCTGTGGCGTCCTGCTGTGCACG gacgTCGCAGCCAGAGGTCTGGACCTGCCTCAGGTCACCTGGATTGTTCAG taCACTcctccaacagcagcagcagagtacGTTCACCGTGTCGGGCGGACGGCTCGTATCGGAGCGAGAGGAAgcagcctcctcttcctcacccccGCTGAGACCGCCTTCATCAACGAGCTGGCCAATCACAACATCAG CCTATCAGAGATGAAGCTGCAGGACATCCTGTCCAGTCTGATGTTGGATGACACCTACAAGGGGCGGGGCAAATATTACAGTGAG acttCCAGCAGAGCCTtggagcaggagaccagagagcgTGCGACGGTCCTTCAGACGGAGTTTGAGAACTTCGTCCACTCAGACGCTCAGTCAGTGCAGAACGCCAAGAAAG CGCTGCAGTCCTTCCTGCGGGCGTACACCACCTACCCCGCCCACCTCAAACACATCTTCCACATCCGCTCCCTCCACCTGGGACACACCGCCAAGAGCTTCGGCCTCAGAGACGCTCCGCAGGGCCTGAGCGCCACCAGGGGCCCCTCACGCCTGTCACGCCTCGGGGCCAAGAACCACCACAAGAGCAAGAACCAGAGCCAGGCCGGCAGTCCGGTCAAGAAACAGGACAAGAACCAGGACAAGAACCAGGACAAGGAGGTCAGCAGCAGGAAAGGAAAGAG GTTCTCTCGGAGGGAGCTCAGCCTGGTTCGCTCAGAGTTCTCCAGCGGGTTGGACGGACGAGACgccaaaaagaagaagaagaagaagaaggagacgtTTGGTCAGTCAGGAGAAGAGGAGTGA